The following proteins come from a genomic window of Burkholderia stabilis:
- a CDS encoding glutathione S-transferase family protein, with protein MKLYYWPKTRAFRALWMLEEIGVVYELVPIDLRSHEQGSDAFVQVNPMAKLPALDDAGVPFAESGAVLLYLADRCPGAGLGIAPDDPLRGRFLQWLFFTPTCLEPAMAEKFTGASGNPVAFGWGNITRVQRALAQALAHSAWLVGDRFTAADLLLASTLKIAFDAHLLPHEGVLGDYVARAEDRDAFRRAVAIEQREAARLLHA; from the coding sequence ATGAAGCTCTACTACTGGCCGAAGACCCGGGCATTCCGGGCGTTGTGGATGCTCGAGGAAATCGGCGTGGTGTACGAACTCGTGCCGATCGACCTGCGCTCGCACGAACAGGGAAGCGACGCGTTCGTCCAGGTCAACCCGATGGCCAAGCTGCCCGCGCTCGACGATGCCGGCGTGCCGTTCGCCGAATCGGGCGCCGTGCTGCTCTATCTCGCCGACCGTTGCCCCGGCGCCGGGCTCGGCATCGCACCGGACGATCCGCTGCGCGGCCGTTTCCTCCAATGGCTGTTCTTCACGCCGACCTGCCTCGAACCCGCGATGGCCGAAAAATTCACCGGCGCATCGGGCAATCCGGTCGCATTCGGCTGGGGCAACATCACACGCGTGCAGCGCGCGCTCGCGCAGGCGCTCGCCCATAGCGCGTGGCTCGTCGGCGATCGCTTCACCGCAGCCGACCTGCTGCTCGCCAGCACACTGAAGATCGCATTCGACGCGCATCTGCTGCCGCACGAAGGCGTGCTCGGCGACTATGTCGCGCGCGCGGAGGACCGCGACGCGTTTCGTCGCGCGGTCGCGATCGAACAGCGCGAAGCGGCGCGCCTGCTGCACGCGTGA
- a CDS encoding sugar O-acetyltransferase — protein MANDDRTTMIPRRTPESAAMVAEVKRAMAITAKLNRLTFDDADEVRALFSELIGTRVNDGFQLIPPFHATGGAGMTIGRNVFVNQNCTFYDLGGLEIGDDVMIGPNVSLITSGHPVEPSRRRDGVVAKPIAIERNVWIGAGATIIGGVTVGENSVVAAGAVVTKDVPANTLVGGNPAKVIRSIAE, from the coding sequence ATGGCAAACGACGATCGCACCACGATGATTCCGCGAAGAACGCCGGAATCGGCGGCCATGGTGGCCGAGGTCAAGCGGGCGATGGCGATCACCGCGAAACTCAACCGCCTGACGTTCGACGATGCGGACGAAGTGCGCGCGTTGTTCAGCGAACTCATCGGCACGCGGGTGAACGACGGCTTCCAGCTGATCCCGCCGTTCCATGCGACGGGCGGTGCGGGCATGACGATCGGGCGCAATGTGTTCGTCAACCAGAACTGCACGTTTTACGACCTGGGCGGCCTCGAGATCGGCGACGACGTGATGATCGGGCCGAACGTCAGCCTCATCACGTCCGGCCATCCCGTCGAACCTTCGCGGCGCCGCGACGGCGTCGTCGCGAAGCCGATCGCGATCGAACGGAACGTGTGGATCGGCGCCGGCGCGACGATTATCGGCGGCGTGACGGTGGGTGAAAACTCGGTGGTCGCTGCCGGGGCTGTCGTTACGAAGGACGTTCCGGCGAATACGCTGGTTGGCGGCAATCCGGCGAAGGTCATCCGTTCGATCGCCGAGTGA
- a CDS encoding indolepyruvate ferredoxin oxidoreductase family protein, which produces MTARLPVDGTPALSDYRLTDNLTATRGRIFLTGTQALVRLLLMQRTVDTEQGLDTAGFVSGYRGSPLGMVDQQLWKAKKLLDGSGVRFLPAINEELGGTAVLGTQRVEADPERTVEGVYAMWYGKGPGVDRAGDALKHGNAYGSSPHGGVLVVAGDDHGCVSSSMPHQSDFAMIAWHMPVVNPANIADMLEFGLYGWALSRYSGAWVGFKAISETVESGSTVDLDALQTQWPAPQGFTPPSGGLHNRWPDLPSLTIEARLAAKLDAVRHFARTNSIDKWIAPSAQANVGIVTCGKAHLDLMEALRRLDLTVADLDAAGVRIYKVGLSYPLEMTRIETFVDGLSEVLVIEEKGPVIEQQIKDTLYNRTEGARPRVLGKHDAAGACLLSELGELRPSRILPVFAEWLARHKPALDRRERVVDLVAPQILSNEADAVKRTPYFCSGCPHNTSTKVPEGSIAQAGIGCHFMASWMERDTTGLIQMGGEGVDWAAHAMFTNTKHVFQNLGDGTYFHSGILAIRQAVAAKANITYKILYNDAVAMTGGQPVDGSISVPQIARQVEAEGVSRFVVVSDEPEKYDGHHGLFPKGTTFHHRSEMDAVQRELRETPGVTVLIYDQTCAAEKRRRRKKGEFPDPDKRLFINDAVCEGCGDCGVQSNCLSVEPLETPLGRKRRIDQSSCNKDYSCVNGFCPSFVTVEGAALKKAAGAAFDEAALAARVDALPVPATHLDAAPFDMLVTGVGGTGVVTVGALISMAAHLEGKSASVLDFMGFAQKGGSVLSFVRIASSDQWLNQVRIDTQQADVLLACDMVVGASAEALQTVRHERSRIVVNTHRIPNASFVQNPDANLHADALLEKMHHAAGEGYLSSCDAQALAAKFLGDSIGANILMLGYAWQLGLVPVSLAAMMRAIELNNVAVPMNKLAFSIGRMAAGDAAGLDALWNARHAVAVHAAPETLAELVADREARLDAYGGARYVERYRALVNAARAKGDDALARAVATTFYRLLAVKDEYEVARLYTDDAFRTALEAQFEGVPGQAYRVKFNLAPPTVAKAGSDGSAPKKRVFGQWMWPVFGMLARVRSLRGTWLDPFGRTVERRMERALADDYETTLTRALAATTAANAAQVTQLADLHARVRGFGHVKVRNLAGVKRAERELALQLGIDAATSVAVQHALDEMKGAGMLKGIPVVVAK; this is translated from the coding sequence ATGACCGCCCGCCTGCCCGTGGATGGCACGCCCGCCCTGTCCGACTACCGCCTGACCGACAACCTGACCGCGACGCGCGGCCGGATCTTCCTGACCGGCACGCAGGCGCTGGTCCGCCTGCTGCTGATGCAGCGCACCGTGGACACCGAGCAGGGGCTCGACACGGCCGGCTTCGTCAGCGGCTATCGCGGCTCGCCGCTCGGCATGGTCGACCAGCAACTGTGGAAGGCGAAGAAACTGCTCGACGGCAGCGGCGTGCGCTTCCTGCCCGCGATCAACGAGGAACTCGGCGGCACCGCCGTGCTCGGCACGCAGCGCGTCGAGGCCGATCCGGAGCGGACGGTCGAGGGCGTGTATGCAATGTGGTACGGCAAGGGCCCGGGCGTCGACCGTGCCGGCGACGCGCTGAAGCACGGCAACGCGTACGGTTCGTCGCCGCATGGCGGCGTGCTCGTCGTCGCGGGCGACGATCACGGCTGCGTGTCGTCGTCGATGCCGCACCAGAGCGACTTCGCGATGATCGCGTGGCACATGCCGGTCGTGAATCCGGCGAACATCGCGGACATGCTCGAATTCGGCCTGTACGGCTGGGCGCTGTCGCGCTACTCGGGCGCGTGGGTCGGCTTCAAGGCGATCTCCGAAACGGTCGAGTCGGGCTCGACCGTCGATCTCGACGCGCTGCAGACGCAATGGCCGGCGCCGCAAGGCTTCACGCCGCCGTCGGGCGGCCTGCACAACCGCTGGCCCGACCTGCCGAGCCTGACGATCGAGGCGCGCCTCGCCGCGAAGCTCGACGCGGTGCGCCATTTCGCGCGCACCAACAGCATCGACAAGTGGATCGCGCCGAGCGCGCAGGCGAACGTCGGCATCGTGACCTGCGGCAAGGCGCACCTCGACCTGATGGAAGCGCTGCGCCGTCTCGACCTGACGGTCGCCGATCTCGACGCGGCCGGCGTGCGGATCTACAAGGTCGGCCTGTCGTATCCGCTCGAAATGACGCGCATCGAAACCTTCGTCGACGGGCTGTCGGAAGTGCTCGTGATCGAGGAGAAAGGCCCGGTCATCGAGCAGCAGATCAAGGACACCCTGTACAACCGCACGGAAGGCGCGCGCCCGCGCGTGCTCGGCAAGCACGACGCGGCCGGCGCTTGCCTGCTGTCCGAGCTGGGCGAGCTGCGCCCGTCGCGCATCCTGCCGGTGTTCGCCGAATGGCTCGCGCGCCACAAGCCGGCGCTCGACCGCCGCGAACGCGTGGTCGATCTCGTCGCGCCGCAGATCCTGTCGAACGAGGCCGACGCGGTGAAACGCACGCCGTACTTCTGCTCGGGCTGCCCGCACAACACGTCGACGAAGGTGCCGGAAGGCTCGATCGCGCAGGCCGGCATCGGCTGCCACTTCATGGCGTCGTGGATGGAGCGCGACACGACCGGGCTGATCCAGATGGGCGGCGAAGGCGTCGACTGGGCCGCGCACGCGATGTTCACGAACACCAAGCACGTGTTCCAGAACCTCGGCGACGGCACCTACTTCCACTCGGGCATCCTCGCGATCCGCCAGGCGGTCGCCGCGAAAGCGAACATCACGTACAAGATCCTCTATAACGACGCGGTCGCGATGACGGGCGGCCAGCCGGTCGACGGCAGCATCTCGGTGCCGCAGATCGCGCGGCAGGTCGAGGCGGAAGGCGTGTCGCGCTTCGTCGTCGTGTCCGACGAACCGGAGAAGTACGACGGCCATCACGGGCTGTTCCCGAAAGGCACGACGTTCCATCACCGCAGCGAGATGGATGCGGTGCAGCGCGAACTGCGCGAGACGCCGGGCGTTACCGTGCTGATCTACGACCAGACCTGCGCGGCCGAGAAGCGCCGCCGCCGCAAGAAAGGCGAGTTCCCCGACCCGGACAAGCGCCTGTTCATCAACGACGCGGTGTGCGAAGGCTGCGGCGATTGCGGCGTGCAGTCGAACTGCCTGTCGGTCGAACCGCTGGAGACGCCGCTCGGCCGCAAGCGCCGCATCGACCAGTCGTCGTGCAACAAGGATTATTCGTGCGTGAACGGCTTCTGCCCGAGCTTCGTGACGGTCGAAGGCGCGGCGCTGAAGAAGGCCGCGGGCGCCGCATTCGACGAAGCGGCGCTCGCCGCGCGCGTCGACGCGCTGCCGGTGCCGGCGACGCATCTCGATGCCGCGCCGTTCGACATGCTCGTGACGGGCGTCGGCGGCACGGGCGTCGTCACGGTCGGCGCGCTGATCAGCATGGCCGCGCACCTCGAAGGCAAGAGCGCGTCGGTGCTCGACTTCATGGGCTTCGCGCAGAAGGGCGGCTCGGTGCTGTCGTTCGTGCGGATCGCGTCGAGCGACCAATGGCTGAACCAGGTGCGCATCGACACGCAGCAGGCCGACGTGCTGCTCGCGTGCGACATGGTCGTCGGCGCGAGCGCCGAAGCATTGCAGACGGTGCGCCACGAGCGTTCGCGCATCGTCGTCAACACGCACCGGATTCCGAACGCGTCGTTCGTGCAGAACCCGGACGCGAACCTGCATGCGGACGCGCTGCTCGAGAAGATGCATCACGCGGCCGGCGAAGGCTACCTGTCGAGCTGCGACGCGCAGGCGCTCGCCGCGAAGTTCCTCGGCGATTCCATCGGCGCGAACATCCTGATGCTCGGCTACGCATGGCAGCTCGGCCTCGTGCCGGTGTCGCTCGCCGCGATGATGCGCGCGATCGAGCTGAACAACGTCGCGGTGCCGATGAACAAGCTTGCGTTCTCGATCGGCCGGATGGCGGCCGGCGACGCGGCGGGCCTCGACGCGTTGTGGAATGCGCGTCATGCGGTGGCCGTGCACGCCGCGCCGGAAACGCTGGCCGAACTGGTCGCCGATCGCGAAGCGCGTCTCGACGCATACGGCGGCGCGCGCTACGTCGAGCGCTACCGTGCGCTCGTGAATGCGGCGCGCGCGAAGGGCGACGACGCGCTGGCGCGCGCGGTCGCGACGACGTTCTACCGGCTGCTCGCGGTGAAGGACGAATACGAGGTCGCGCGGCTCTACACAGACGACGCGTTCCGTACCGCGCTCGAAGCGCAGTTCGAAGGCGTGCCGGGGCAGGCGTACCGCGTGAAGTTCAACCTTGCGCCGCCGACGGTCGCGAAGGCCGGCAGCGACGGCAGCGCGCCGAAGAAGCGCGTGTTCGGCCAGTGGATGTGGCCGGTGTTCGGCATGCTGGCGCGCGTGCGCAGCCTGCGCGGCACGTGGCTCGATCCGTTCGGCCGCACCGTCGAGCGCCGGATGGAGCGTGCGCTCGCCGACGACTACGAGACGACGCTCACGCGCGCGCTCGCCGCGACGACGGCCGCCAACGCGGCGCAGGTCACGCAGCTGGCCGACCTGCACGCACGCGTGCGCGGCTTCGGCCACGTGAAGGTGCGCAACCTGGCCGGCGTGAAGCGTGCGGAGCGCGAGCTCGCGCTGCAGCTCGGCATCGACGCGGCGACGAGCGTGGCCGTGCAGCACGCGCTCGACGAGATGAAGGGCGCGGGGATGTTGAAGGGGATTCCGGTCGTCGTCGCGAAGTAA